A window of Dromiciops gliroides isolate mDroGli1 chromosome X, mDroGli1.pri, whole genome shotgun sequence contains these coding sequences:
- the VMA21 gene encoding vacuolar ATPase assembly integral membrane protein VMA21 — MERLEKTTLKVVQPPELRNEGSLTSTLKTLLVFTALMITLPIGLYFSSKSYVFEGTLGMSNRDSYFYAAIVAVVAVHMVLAIFVYVAWNEGSRQWREGKQD, encoded by the exons ATGGAACGGCTCGAGAAGACGACGCTGAAGGTTGTGCAGCCGCCCGAGCTGAG AAATGAAGGCTCATTAACATCAACTCTGAAGACTCTTCTGGTTTTCACAGCTTTAATGATCACCTTACCTATTGgattatatttttcttcaaaatcttATGTGTTTGAAG GTACCTTGGGGATGTCCAACCGAGACAGTTATTTTTATGCCGCCATTGTTGCCGTTGTTGCCGTTCACATGGTACTTGCTATCTTCGTCTATGTTGCATGGAACGAAGGCTCACGCCAGTGGCGGGAAGGCAAACAAGACTGA